From Lolium perenne isolate Kyuss_39 chromosome 5, Kyuss_2.0, whole genome shotgun sequence, a single genomic window includes:
- the LOC127304231 gene encoding uncharacterized protein translates to MAATNPGMVHVVEPSSTKMTLHDGKRMRVFHRAFWSFEQCTRAFEHCRSVITIDGTFLTGQYKVTLLVAIANDASNRLVPLAFALVEVENNDIWQWFFHILRTRVIPPSKEVCVISDRHQGILNAVEIDIPGHAPLHHRWCMRHFCANFYRACKNKELSGLLQDFCLAYSKRRFTNLYNGLLKHKDLTPGGFEFLQRHLIFNSKWARAYNEDGRRYGQMTSNMAECFNNVLKGIRALPVTTIIQYTFENLNVYFQNYTEETEKEISKNCEYPTKVQEFMDFQARKVDSQMATCYDNVDWVYQEAIFASFGLLPLAHSGTH, encoded by the exons atggcCGCTACTAACCCGGGTATGGTGCATGTGGTGGAGCCTTCTAGTACCAAAATGACATTGCATGATGGTAAAAGAATGAGGGTATTTCACCGTGCATTTTGGTCATTCGAGCAATGCACGAGGGCATTCGAACATTGTAGGTCGGTCATCACCATCGATGGTACCTTCTTGACCGGGCAGTACAAGGTCACACTATTGGTGGCAATTGCAAATGATGCGAGCAACCGCTTAGTACCATTGGCTTTTGCATTGGTAGAGGTTGAGAACAATGATATCTGGCAATGGTTTTTCCATATATTGAGGACGAGGGTCATACCACCCTCAAAGGAAGTGTGTGTCATCTCGGATCGTCATCAAGGAATTCTCAATGCGGTGGAGATTGACATTCCCGGGCATGCTCCCTTACACCACCGATGGTGCATGAGGCATTTTTGTGCAAACTTCTACCGGGCATGCAAAAACAAAGAGTTGTCTGGACTTCTTCAAGATTTTTGCCTCGCTTACTCCAAGCGCCGCTTCACAAACCTATACAACGGATTGCTCAAGCACAAAGACCTCACCCCGGGTGGTTTTGAGTTTCTTCAGAGGCACCTTATATTTAACTCAAAGTGGGCACGAGCTTATAATGAGGATGGGAGGAGATATGGTCAAATGACAAGCAACATGGCTGAGTGCTTCAACAATGTGCTGAAGGGTATCCGTGCATTGCCCGTGACAACAATCATTCAATACACATTCGAGAATTTGAATGTCTATTTCCAGAACTACACCGAAGAAACGGAGAAGGAAATTTCTAAGAACTGCGAGTACCCAACGAAGGTTCAAGAGTTCATGGACTTTCAGGCGAGGAAGGTGGACTCCCAAATGGCTACATGTTATGACAATGTTGACTGGGTGTATCAA GAGGCCATCTTTGCTTCATTTGGCTTGCTCCCACTTGCTCACAGCGGCACGCACTAG